A genomic segment from Salmo trutta chromosome 38, fSalTru1.1, whole genome shotgun sequence encodes:
- the LOC115177873 gene encoding dispanin subfamily A member 2b, with protein sequence MDQPPSYQPEFVPMKGNKYMRLEDTHGAPKFQHTVVLGQPQPVVPQPRDHIIWSLCSLVYGNPFCLGMLAVYFSIKSRDRKMVGDLEGARKHGNTARCFNTVTLTLAILGLLFLFITYGIIIYQVAH encoded by the exons ATGGATCAACCACCATCGTACCAGCCAGAGTTTGTCCCAATGAAAGGAAATAAGTACATGCGTCTTGAAGACACTCACGGAGCGCCCAAGTTCCAACATACCGTCGTCTTGGGACAGCCACAGCCCGTTGTACCTCAGCCCAGGGATCACATTATCTGGTCACTTTGCAGCCTCGTGTACGGCAACCCATTCTGTCTCGGAATGTTAGCGGTGTATTTCTCCATAAAG TCCAGGGATAGGAAGATGGTTGGAGACTTGGAGGGAGCAAGAAAACACGGGAACACTGCACGCTGCTTTAATACTGTGACCCTGACTTTGGCAATCCTTGGGCTGCTCTTCCTCTTCATCACCTATGGTATCATCATCTACCAAGTTGCACACTGA